The sequence TTCTCCAATATCTGTCCCACTGGGCTAGTTCTATGTTAACTGTGTTACTGAAAGGGCTGTAGTAGACAAAAGATGAACCCCCCAGGGCCATAACAGCCCCcccaattagttttttttcatgctgGATAAGAGTCCAGGCCTGGACACGTCTACACCTTCATATTTCCAAGAGGCACCAGCTGTAAAACAGTTATTTTAAGGCTCCTACACCTCGGGGTGGAGGATTCCTGCTCCTCTGTTGTTGCACTGCTGTGCGACAGACAacgttagcaactagctggtgaacatagagGAGCATTTAGTCAAATGTTTCCCTCAGGAGGGGGTAGGGACCAAAGCAGAGCTACAAGAACCGAACATTGGATTTACATCATATAAGTTACATGAGTTGAGTTCAAAGCTCGTTGCTGCCCCCAAGTGACCAAATGGGATTCAACCCATACATCGTAATTCAGATGCTCTATGTTGgaaaatagttaaaaacaacaacaacaaacctgAGTTGGTGAAACACCCCGGTGTCAGGTGTGTAGGGCGAGTGCTCCGGGGCCCCGAACATGTTGCTCTCCACAAAGTTCTGGTAGCAGCTGAACTTGTGGAGGTACATGCGGGAGGCCCGGACCACCCAGACGTGTTGGTGGGGGAAGCGTCGGCCCAGGACCAGGGCCACCTGCTCCAGACTCCAGGGGAGCCACTGGGCCCCTTCGAGCTGCAGGGCCATCTCCTCCTCAAAGttctgcacacgcacacgcacacacacacagtttaaggCTGCAGTACACAACTTCGGGAACAACATGAAATATGACATATACCTATTGTCGCTCTGCATCTGTTTTCAATAGGAGTGTTAATTCCACTTTGACTCAAATTAGCTTTTTAGTCAATGTGTTGGAACATAAAAGTATCTAGCTAAGGAGAGGGGGGGNNNNNNNNNNATACACTTGAAATTCAGTGAGAATGATACAAAAAAACgtctttcaaaaaaagaaaatactcaaagTTAAATGATTTGTTTCTCCGAGAACTGTTAGCTTGGATCTGTGAGCCTGACCTCCCCTGAAAACATCACGTTAGTAGTTCCAGCAGCAGCATCTCTTCAGACCGCGAGGTCCTCAACACAATGACTTCATTTATTTCACTAACATGGAAACATCACCGTGGCGTAGCATCCTGCACATACTAACGTCTCCTGGCAGATACCAGCACACCGTGGGAATATTAACGCTTGCCTGGAACGAATTGCAAATGAGGACAATGCAAGACAAGCTTTAGGAAAGCATGGGTgatatttcatcttttttacaCTGGATTTGTAAGTGTCCATTCCActtactaaaaaaaagaaacaaacaggcCTCTAATAAGACAGTCCATGATAGATGCCAGCCCCCCCtttgaggaaacccatttcgtcccctaatgtgtgttgtggtttggtgtttttgtcctattttattgtggtagtctgttttcctgtgttcATTCCTTAGCCTGGTTCTGGCACATCTTGCGTTTTTTTGTAAGGTATTTTTGGTCTGATCTTGTagatgttctgtttcctgttttattttgaagtctggtctctagttctacttcctgctcccgtgattacctgatgtttcccACCTGttttcccagccctcttgtcacctcgttaccctctggatttagtctttgtgtGTCCTCGTCCTGTGTCAGATCATTAGATCTGTTGGGTGTGCCCGTGTGTTCTGGCCTCATTTGGACACCTTTTCTTGGTTTTGTCAGAAATTCATAACTAACTCCGCGTTCGTtcggatctctgaggaaaaggcggctgggggtcaaattgagaattANNNNNNNNNNtaatgcaacagcagtgatgaagatggtaagacaaagacaataagacaaaacaaacataataacactgcagctgacagcgNNNNNNNNNNCGCTCCCCCTGACGGAGTCACGTGAAACCAGTCCCGAAACTTCTTAGATCACGCTCTTTTATGCGCTGCACCggggggcggttccttttcccctgatgcattcaaatcctttctcattggtccgtaAATTGTCATGACAGCAGGTCGAGTTTATCTTTGCTGACCAATGGCAAATTGCCTTCTGCACCTTTTGGGGGTCGTTTTGGTCGCAGAACAAAGGGTTCtgtcgtgtaaatgtgaaactctgacatcaacatagtccaatcaacattgtattgtctcagcctagactaagaccccaggggacaggagacagaagacCACCTTTGGTTGCATGgcaggaagcccctttccaGATGTTAAATGCTAGACTTGACCTGTGGTTCTTTACagtcagacaaaaaaagagggggggggggggggggtaaatggGGATCAGATGTAtgcatcatttttaaaactcagcagttttcactttttctctttattaaaCCTTCCCCCTGGAAGCTGGAGGTCCTCCATTCCCACCACGTGATACACCCACAACAATGTGTTCAAATGCACCAACCAGCGAGGCAACTTCCATAGAAGTGTACCAACTGTGGCAATTAAAaccttctttttttgggggggggatacCAGAATCCATTCTATTTTTCAGTCTGATGatgtgtctttgtaaagttaGACGGGTGTGATCTACACCTAAAAAGCCAGGGATATGAAAGCCATATCTACTTGTGGCTTTGAGCCTTGATAGTGTTTTATTTACCCATCGGTGAATGGCATTAGTCTAACAACTAGGGTAACAACTGTGTGATTAAAACCATTaggtcatcatcatcatcatcatcatcatcatcatcatggaGAACCGTTGACCCCACACAAAGCGcacgcatgtgtgtgtatcccCTCCATCCACTCACCTGAATGTCCCCGTGGAAAAACACCACATGCGCGTGGCCGCTCTCCTCCTGCTCCGGGTCTGCAGCGGTGGGACCGCCCGCGTCAGGCCGGAGGAGCAGCAGGTCGTTGACTCGGCTCGGGTCGCATCCGGGCACCGCGAGCAGCTTCTGGAGCCTCTGCCGCGGGCTCCTGGAGCGTGCATCTCGGCCGGCCGGTGCGTGCAGCCCCGGAGGAGGTCCAGAGGACGTGGTCTCCGCCACGGAGGCCATCGTGGTGGCCGCAGATATTAAAGACGTTGCGCACGAGCGCCGTGCATGGACTGGACTCTAGAAGAGGATTAGGATTTGACGTTTTCTGTCTCAACGCAGTCACtccatgctgctgctgttgtcacCTAGCATAGCATAGCTAGCTATGAGCTAGCATCACATCACCTGCAGCTAACGACCAAACATGGCGCTAAAGCCGAAATACTCATCGTTGCACGCGGTGCTAAATCCGTCGTCAGACTCTCATTGTAGCAGTTTCAGAATAAactcatatttatatttatttgtattctgACAGCTATGCTTTGGGTCTTTTTTTACCACGAAGGGGCGCTGTTCATCATGCTACCATGGCTACTGTCAGGAAACCTAAAGCAttcctgacctctgaccctaGAGAGTGTGGCGAGTGAGATGGTGCACTCCTTTCTACTTCCGGTTGACGTCGAGGGCGGAGGATGAAGaaatatgggtaaaataaaataaaataaaatagagaaataaatgcagaaagaaacacacacatacattaacgCTGAATAAGGTGCAGTTACAACGTTGTGCAAAATACGTCTCGTGCTGATGATTTAGCGTCATTCAGAAATCCCAAGTCTCCCAggagggtgaaaacaggagTGAACCCTCTTTAGCTGCACGTGCTAAAGTCTACTTGTGCAGCTACGTCTTCGTGGATGTGGTGGACCCATTAAGAAACATATTGACTGCAGCTGCTCTACATTGCTCTACATTAGTCGGTGTTTACGCACAGTAATCCGTGAATTGCACACATTTCCCGTGGTGCAACGCAAGAGAATTTACTTTAACGCAGGTATGCCGTTACTTTACGGACTAATAGCCTGACATAACGTTATATAATGTGTTTTCACTTGCAGACTAGTTAGTAAGTGACTCCAGCTGGACTTTGAACGTGTTCTGTAACTGTACTGACAGCCAGTGCTGACAGTTTTTGGTTCACAGAACGTTCTgagaacgttcgtttttggttgcggGAACGTTCTGTGAAGGTTCGGTTTAGTTGTGTTTTGGTTAATCGGAATTTTtgtcttaacgttctgggaacgttcgtttttggtaaCAGCGAACGTTCTTGGAATGTTAGGGAAACGTTCTAAGAACGTTGCAAcatttagagaacgttaggggaacgttctaaGAACGTGGCAACCTTTATGGAACGTTCAAAGAACGTTGCAACATTTAGAgtacgttaggggaacgttctaaGAACGTGGCAACGTTTATGGAACGTTCAAAGAACGTTGCAACATTTAGAGTACGTTAAGAGAACGTTCTAAGAACGTTGCAACATTTAGAGAACGCTAGGGGAACGTTCTAAGAACGTGGCAACCTTTATGGAACGTTCTAagaacgttgcaacctttaaagaacgttaggggaacgttctaagaacgttgcaacctttagagaaNNNNNNNNNNACGTTCTAagaacgttgcaacctttagagaacgttaggggaacgttttAAGAACGTGGCAaccttttagagaacgttagtaTTAAATGGGGTTATAGCCCTCCATTTAGTAAAGAAATACTCCACTTatttctgaaaataaaacacaaataaataaaatattaacattattaGATAGATGTTTATAGTGACACTCACACATTTAAAGATACAGTCGCAtcgaaaacaaaaaggaaaaagctatattaattttaaaagtgAGCTCTTAAATTTTGTTGAACAATTGACAATAATATAAAGGATAATGGTAAAATTTTAGCAATAGCACAAGTAGATAGAATTCAAGAGCCAGTTGTTTTAGATAAATatagaaacatacagtatatctgaaGTTTTCCTTTAGAACATTTAAAGCTATTGTGTTCCTTTTCATTTGAAAAGTGACGTCATCTTTTTGTCAAGCACACAGAAAGTCATTATCTTTGATAGAAATGTTAGGCATCTAGAAGCAATACAACCATAACATAACGAACATatacaggtaaaagccagtaaattagaattattataaattagaaaaacttgatttatttcagtaattgcattcaaaaggtgtaacttgtacattataatttattcattgcacacagactgatgcattcaaatgtttatttcatttaattttgatgatttgagtggcaacaaatgaaaatccaaattccgttgtcacaaaattagaatattacttaagctaatacaaaaaagggagtttttagaaatgttggccaactgaaaagtataaaaatgaaaatatgagcATGTACAATACTCATACTTGTTGGAGCTCTTTTGCCTCAATTACTGCATTAATGCAGCGTGGCATGGAGTCGATGAGTTTCTGGCACTGCTCAGGGTGTTATgagcccaggttgctctgatAGTGGCCTTCAACTCTTCTGCGTTTTTGGGTCTGGCATTCTGCACTTCCTTTTCACATACCCCACAATTTCTATGGGGCTAAGGTCGGGGAGTTGGCTGGCCAATTTAGAACAAAATACCATGGTCCTAAACCAGACGGTAGATTTTGCGCTGTGTGCAGGCGCCAAGTCCTGTTGAACCTGAAATCTCCATCTCCATAGAGCGGTCAGCAGCAGGAACATGAAGTGCTCTAAAACTTGCTGGTAGACGGCTGCGTTGACCCTGGATCTCAGGAAACAGATGGACcaacaccagcagatgacatggcaccccaaaccatcactgatGGTGGAAACTTTACACTAGACTTCAGGCAACGTGGATCCTGTGCCTCTCCTgtcttcctccagactctgggacctcgatttccaaaggaaatgcaaaatttgctttcatcagaaaacatgactttggaccactcagcagcagtccagctctttttttttccttagccCAGGTGAGACGCTTTTCGCGATGTTTCTTGGTTAACAGTGGCTTGACACGAGGTATGCGGCAGTTAAACCCATGTCTTTCACGCTTCTCTTGGTGGTGGATCTTGAAGCACTGACTCCAGCAGCTGTCCACTCCTTGTGAATCTCCCCCACATTTTTGAATGGGGTTTTTTTCACAATCTTGACTAGGCGCGGTGATCCCTATCGCTTGTACATTTTTCTGACCAcagtttttccttccctttgccTCTCTATTATGTTTTTGACACAAGCTCTAGAACAGCCAGCCTCTTCAGCAAtaaccttttgtgtctttccctccTTGTGCAATGTGTCGATGGTCGCCTTTTGGACAGCTGTCAAATCTGAAGTCTTCCCCATGTTTGTGTAGGCTTCAgaactggactgagagaccatttaaagccctttgcaggtgttttgagttaatcagctgattagttTGTGGCACCAGGTGTCTTCAAAATTTAACCCTTacacaatattctaattttgtgacacacggaattttggattttcatttgttgccacttcaaatcatcaaaattaaatgaaataaacatttgaatgcatcagtctgtgtgcaatgaataaatataatgtacaagttacaccttttgaatgcaattactgaaataaatcaagtttttcaaaatattctaatttactggcttttacctgtatacacacatatcacacatacacacacatatataaaaataaaaatcactcccAGAAATGCATTGACCATGATAAAGTAAGATACTATGGTAGACGGTGTGTAATGGTGAACGGTGCAGGGATtaaacagtgcagtagatcatgagAAAATATTTACTATGACTAttacatataaacataataaccaaTAAACTGACTGATTGAATAATGGGATAAATGGGGgatacatgttcaaataaacgcATCAGGAATTGTAAACAAGAGGTAACTCTGCCCTCAGGAAGGTTCTTCTGGGCTTTAATCTACGGAGAAATGAACTGACCTAAGATCTGGCTAATTGgagaattttttttgtcttaataaCAAAGTAAAAGAGGTTTCTTTTCAAATTCAGCATGGAATATATCCAGTAAAAGGGAAACTAAAGAGATTCAAACTCTATGTTGAACATTCTTGTACTTTCTGTcaactagaagaagaagaaacaatctGTCATTTGTTCTTTCACTGTATGGATACTGAAATATTTTTGGATTGATGTTCAACATCTTATCAGACCGAataatcaattcaatttaaagatAACGATGTTCTGATTTGCTTTGAAGACAGTGAGAAGGATAAAGATGTTGattattttattcaattaatCTTGTTATTGGGAACATTCCACATCCACAAGAAGAAATGGGCGGACTCCAAACAACCATGTTTGACCTTTTCTTTCAAGAAATGCCCCAAAACAGCAACACTATAAGAGGCAATTAAGACTGGAATTGTGTTTGATAAATAGCCTAAAATTCACAAATCAGAGACTTTTTGCTTCGTTTCTGTTCCTTTAGGTGTGCGTTGAATATTGCGTATGACGGGTTGTTCTTCAGCTTTTGGTTCATCTCCAGTCTGCTCCGTGCTTGATGTTTCAGTCCTGCCTTCTGGGCAGCAGCAGCCGGGGCAACATGACCATGTCCTCCCGGGGCAGCAGGCTGGTGGCGTGTCTCCTCAACGTGTCCGAGGCTCGCAGGAAGGACGTGGTGGAGACGGTGGCCAGGTCGGCCCTCTACAACGCTGAAGGCAAGGACACCTTGGTTTGGATCACGTCTTGAATCGAATGAGACGGGCAATGATCTGATCCCAGCCGTCCTTGGTGATGGAGTCGTAGTTTCTGGTTTCTACGGCACATCACCTATAAAACCTCCatttttctccccccccacaAGGTGTCAGACGCGAGGGGACCGCGGTGCTGAACATCTTCAACGACCATGACTACAACCGCTCCGTCATCACCATCGTGGCCGGCATCGACTCCATCAGTAAGAGCTGCACCTTTACATAATATGTAAAGGTCCTCTGTAGAAGAACAGGGTCAGCTACGAGAGGGAGCAAATccttcaaccctcatgttgccctcatgttgtcctcatgttgccttcatgttgccttcatgttgccttcatgttgccttccatgttgtcccatgttgtcctcatgttgccttcatgttgtcccaggTTGCCCTcctgttgcctcatgttgccttcatttttgcccctcatgttgcctcatgttgtcctcttgttgccctcttgttgccctcatgttgccctcatgttgcccctcatgttgcccccatgttttgtcctcatgttgtcctcatgtttcccatgtgtcctcatgttgccccctcatgttgccctctgttgccctcatgttgccctcttgTTGCCCTCttgtttgccctcatgttgccctcatgttgtccccatgttgtccccatgttgtcctcatgttgtcctcatgtttgcctcatgttgtcctcatgttttcctatatcaatgttctttttattcccccaaaataacatgatgattccaacgctctttgccagtacacatctcttctttcttaTATTTTGGTCTTAtataaatagtattgagtaataTCCCAAT is a genomic window of Etheostoma spectabile isolate EspeVRDwgs_2016 chromosome 11, UIUC_Espe_1.0, whole genome shotgun sequence containing:
- the c11h2orf69 gene encoding mitochondrial protein C2orf69 homolog: MASVAETTSSGPPPGLHAPAGRDARSRSPRQRLQKLLAVPGCDPSRVNDLLLLRPDAGGPTAADPEQEESGHAHVVFFHGDIQNFEEEMALQLEGAQWLPWSLEQVALVLGRRFPHQHVWVVRASRMYLHKFSCYQNFVESNMFGAPEHSPYTPDTGVFHQLRALLSHGMERANLPNPLQPQGGADSIPPGFSLTLVGFSKGCVVLNQMAYELAGARADLHMSPFVSRISDIYWLDGGHPGGSETWVTNKGVLKELASWGVSIHAHVTPYEVRDPMRAWVGREHGHFIKTLEEFGARPRKKLHFEDEPPSIKNHFRVIQEF